Proteins encoded in a region of the Labeo rohita strain BAU-BD-2019 chromosome 22, IGBB_LRoh.1.0, whole genome shotgun sequence genome:
- the LOC127153582 gene encoding natural killer cell receptor 2B4-like, which yields MVFHSFFCFCLWLLSGLSGVYTDETVTILVMEGDSVTLNNDFTERKRDDQILWTFRLNSSDNRIAQTNTQSISISDSGENERFRHRLQIDNQTGSLTITNTNKLHSGLYKVHLISGVIKHKSFSVHVYGILPVPVIIRDSSQNSSSSLGSSMSTCSLLCSVLNVRDVSLSWYKGNSLLSSISVSDLSISLSLPLEVEYQDKNTYSCVINNPISNQTKHLDISGLCQRSSESNQTSNKLLVVLVLLLMLLVATAVVALIRCHRRNYTQAKQQAQSNDEEVDYTDATFFKHRDQEKGANGHDQTVYSEVVLR from the exons ATGGTGTTTCATtcgtttttctgtttttgtctatGGCTTTTAAGTG GTTTGTCTGGTGTTTATACAGATGAAACTGTGACAATAttagtgatggagggagattctgtcacttTAAACAACGATTTTactgaaagaaagagagatgaTCAGATACTGTGGACATTTAGACTTAATAGTTCAGATAATCGTATAGCTCAAACCAATACACAAAGCATTTCGATATCTGATAGTGGTGAGAATGAGAGATTTAGACACAGATTACAGATAGATAATCAGAcaggatctctgaccatcacaaacaccaacAAATTACACTCTGGACTTTATAAAGTACATCTCATCAGTGGAGTGATTAAACACAAGAGCTTCAGTGTTCATGTTTATG GTATTCTGCCTGTTCCTGTTATTATCAGAGACTCTTCACAAAATTCTTCATCATCATTAGGATCATCAATGTCCACATGTTCACTGCTGTGTTCAGTGTTGAATGTGAGAGATGTcagtctctcctggtacaaaggaaacagtttattgtccagcatcagtgtgtctgatctcagtatcagtctctctctacctctggaggtggaatatcaggataaaaacacctacagctgtgtgatcaacaatcccatcagcaaccagaccaaACATCTGGACATCAGTGGACTCTGTCAACGAAGTTCAG AATCCAACCAAACTTCCAACAAACTTCTTGTTGTGTTGGTGTTGCTCTTAATGCTGCTAGTGGCCACTGCTGTAGTTGCGTTAATAAGATGTCACCGCAGAAATTACACACAAGCAAAACAACAAG CTCAGAGTAATGACGAGGAGGTTGATTATACAgatgcaacattttttaaacacagaGATCAAGAAAAG GGGGCTAATGGACACGATCAGACAGTGTATTCGGAAGTTGTTTTGAGATGA
- the LOC127154141 gene encoding uncharacterized protein LOC127154141 produces the protein MGVFGDHTDEVKSVSVMEGDSVTLNADVTQIKSDYHILWTFKQNSETRIAKIYKQSVFIYDSGENERFRDRLQINEHTGSLTIININKLHSGLYKVKIISGDIKHESFSIAVYALLPVPVISDSPQNFSVSRRSLQNCSLLCSVLNVSDVSLSWYKGNSLLSSNTVPDLSISLSLPLEIECLDDSYSCVVAYSFTKRNKHLKNTELCRSCSDGQSVSVKLTIIAAVFLLLLASSGQKKSILELFWMMMMMIIIII, from the exons ATGG gtgtgtttggtgatCATACAGATGAAGTGAAGTCAGTGTCTGTtatggagggagattctgtcacttTAAATGCTGATGTTACTCAAATAAAGAGCGATTATCATATACTGTggacatttaaacaaaattcgGAGACTCGTATCGCTAAAATCTATAAACAGAGTGTCTTTATATATGATAGTGGTGAgaatgagagattcagagacagactacAAATAAATGAGCACAcaggatctctgaccatcataAACATCAACAAATTACACTCTGGACTTTATAAAGTGAAGATCATCAGTGGAGACATCAAACATGAGAGCTTTAGTATTGCTGTCTATG CTCTTTTGCCTGTTCCAGTCATCAGTGATTCTCCTCAAAACTTTTCAGTATCAAGAAGATCATTACAGAATTGTTCATTGCTGTGTTCAGTGTtaaatgtgagtgatgtgagtctctcctggtacaaaggaaacagtttattatcCAGCAACACTGTgcctgatctcagcatcagtctctctctacctctggagatTGAGTGTCTGGATGATTCCTACAGCTGTGTTGTTGCTTATTCGTTCACCAAACGGAATAAACATCTCAAGAACACTGAACTTTGTCGATCATGTTCAG ATGGTCAGTCTGTGTCCGTCAAACTGACAATAATTGCTGCTGTATTTCTGCTGCTGCTG GCTTCTAGTGGACAGAAGAAGAGTATTCTGGAGTTGTtttggatgatgatgatgatgatcatcatcatcatttag
- the LOC127153580 gene encoding zinc finger protein 501-like, producing MTDPEPCGIKQEDAEQQIDLKEENKEIEEPIEEGENHHVKTEESSWNQDKICLICTQCGESFSCKETLDIHIKFHLEGFSDYLKDHLKVHTKEKPYVCYLCGKSFSQMSAFNKHQKIHSGVKDHACSECGKTFFTDSALKVHQIVHTTETPYKCSHCDKRFKRSEYLRRHERIHTGEKPYTCDHCGKSFGRKGHLNKHLTVHTGEKPHACGQCGKSFTQKEYLKEHMKLHTGEKPHTCDQCGKSFRLSSCFKMHLRTHSSERLYNCEHCGKHFFRTSALKRHMKVHTKEKPHMCTLCGKSFSELDALRIHQKRHSGVKDHICCECGKAFTTDAEVKMHQRIHTTETPYKCSHCQKTFKRLVYLKVHQRIHTGEKPYNCHSCGKSFTQLSSLICHKKKCMSEITLSTAVSI from the exons ATGACTGATCCAGAACCCTGTGGAATAAAACAGGAAGATGCTGAACAACAAATAG acCTGAAAGAAGAGAACAAGGAGATTGAAGAACCGATTGAAGAGGGGGAGAACCATCATGTAAAAACCGAAGAATCATCTTGGAATcaagacaaaatatgtttaatttgcACTCAGTGTGGAGAGAGTTTCTCGTGCAAGGAAACTCTTGATATTCACATAAAATTTCATCTTGAAGGGTTTTCAGATTACCTGAAAGACCATCTGAAAGTTCATACAAAGGAGAAGCCTTATGTATGTTATttatgtggaaagagttttagtCAGATGAGCGCATTTAACAAACACCAGAAAATACACAGCGGTGTGAAGGACCATGCTTGCTCTGAATGTGGGAAGACTTTTTTTACAGATAGTGCACTGAAAGTGCACCAGATAGTTCACACTACAGAAACACCTTACAAGTGTTCGCACTGTGACAAGAGGTTCAAACGGTCCGAATATCTGAGAAGACatgagaggatccacactggagagaagccataCACATGTGATCACTGTGGGAAGAGTTTCGGACGAAAAGGACATCTTAACAAACACTTGACagtccacactggagagaagccacATGCATGTGgtcagtgtgggaagagttttaCACAAAAAGAATACCTTAAGGAACACATGAAActccacactggagaaaaaccacacacatgtgatcaatgtgggaagagtttcagattatcaagttgttttaaaatgcacctGCGTACTCATTCTAGTGAAAGACTATATAACTGTGAGCATTGtggtaaacatttttttaggacAAGTGCCCTGAAGAGGCATATGAAAGTTCATACCAAGGAGAAGCCTCACATGTGTACtttgtgtggaaagagttttagtGAGCTGGATGCTTTAAGAATACACCAGAAAAGACACAGCGGTGTGAAGGATCATATTTGCTGTGAGTGTGGCAAGGCTTTTACTACAGATGCTGAAGTGAAAATGCACCAGCGAATTCACACTACAGAAACACCTtacaagtgttcacactgtcaAAAAACATTCAAACGGTTAGTATACCTGAAAGTACATcagaggatccacactggagagaagccctATAACTGCCATTCATGTGGCAAGAGTTTCACTCAGTTATCTTCTCTAATCTGTCATAAAAAGAAATGCATGTCTGAAATTACACTAAGTACAGcagtcagcatttga